The following are from one region of the Rosettibacter firmus genome:
- a CDS encoding molybdopterin-dependent oxidoreductase, with product MGSNSYKSTCCYCGVGCGIVIKKISENKIVVEGDYDNPVNRGMLCSKGINLNFTVNDVSDRLTYPMMRLSRNHKHERVSWDDALERIASVFKTLIKKYGPDSIGFYGSGQCLTEEYYLLNKLVKGFIGTNNIDTNSRLCMSSAVSAYKMALGEDAVPVCYEDIEYADCFYIVGANPAWCHPILFRRIEKHKENNPEVKVIVVDPRYTDTCSIADIHLQIRPGTDIFLNNAIGRCLIEMNFIDKDFIDNHTEGFDDYKNLVMKYSVSEVSEICDIPVEQIFKTAEFIGKSKGFLSLWAMGLNQSSIGVKKNLSLINLSLITGKIGKKGSGPFSLTGQPNAMGGREVGGMCNLLPHHRELSNPEHRKFLQEFWDSKEISPVPGLSATEMFDALITGKLKAIWIICTNPAVTQPDSRKIAKALQMAKFVVVQEISKNAETINYADVILPAATWAEKEGTMTNSERRISYLSQVVSPPGEALPDSEIIIRFAHKMGFEKAFNYKSVSEIFDEHCKLSKDTNVDISALNYDILKQVGTVQWPFKQYNDFHTKRLFTDHIFYTQSKKAKIYPVDFEVESKITNENSSLILTTGRIRDQWHTMTKTGKINKLKLHSPYPYLEINKSDAKERNINDGDLVEIFNNRGNVIVEAKLTDDIKKGVVFLPMHYGKILDSDLCKTNNLTDNKIDPISKEPALKFTYVEVKKYIKPKQKIILIGTGIASYNFVKHYTGLNKNDEIIVFSEECYSSYNKNLLPNYFSSKLNWQSISIKNSDNKNNFILKNDVVITNIIKDKKIVVDTFGNEYDYDILILATGSKPKNLEYFDFSKEGIFHLITTNDADKIHKYCKQNSQVVIVGGGFLGIELAFALFEKGSNVSIIHRNSRLIDKYLDFHASQILLDELLERGINVYLNNEIDLIFGKEQISGIKLKSGHYLDCDILVIATETVPNIELAKRAGLNCKKGIIVNEYLQTSDTSIYAIGEAAEFNNICYSNILAIKEQSEILAKHISGNMSFIYEGSLLTNTIKANNFNLAFMGLTQNLYDNKDYEEIMFIDRKRRYYKKCIIHNNKLIGAILIGDINKSNEFKNLIKNKIELSEEKRSKLLMTSDGTILSDLKVVCSCNSVSESSLIDKINSGVSSIDDLCNITGAGTNCGSCIPEIKKLYKTYSKNNVNQFVSL from the coding sequence ATGGGAAGTAATAGTTATAAATCTACTTGTTGCTACTGCGGCGTTGGATGTGGTATTGTAATTAAAAAAATATCTGAAAACAAAATTGTTGTTGAAGGCGATTATGATAATCCAGTCAATCGAGGAATGCTTTGTTCGAAAGGGATTAATCTGAATTTTACAGTTAATGATGTATCCGATAGGTTAACTTATCCAATGATGAGATTGTCACGTAATCATAAACATGAACGAGTTTCCTGGGACGATGCTCTTGAGAGAATAGCAAGTGTGTTTAAAACATTAATCAAAAAATATGGTCCGGATTCGATCGGATTTTATGGATCAGGACAATGCTTAACAGAAGAATATTATCTTCTAAATAAATTGGTTAAAGGGTTTATTGGTACAAATAATATTGATACTAATTCAAGATTATGTATGAGTTCTGCAGTATCGGCTTATAAAATGGCATTAGGAGAAGATGCTGTACCTGTTTGTTATGAAGATATTGAATATGCTGATTGCTTTTATATAGTTGGGGCAAATCCTGCATGGTGCCATCCAATATTATTTAGAAGAATTGAAAAACATAAAGAGAATAATCCTGAAGTAAAAGTAATAGTTGTTGATCCGAGATATACAGATACTTGCTCAATTGCTGATATACATTTACAAATAAGACCAGGCACAGATATATTTTTGAATAATGCAATAGGACGTTGTTTAATCGAAATGAATTTTATAGATAAAGATTTCATTGATAATCATACAGAAGGATTTGATGATTATAAAAATTTAGTAATGAAATATAGCGTAAGTGAAGTATCTGAAATTTGTGACATTCCTGTCGAACAAATATTTAAAACAGCAGAATTTATTGGGAAATCAAAAGGCTTTTTATCTCTCTGGGCAATGGGATTAAATCAAAGTAGTATTGGAGTTAAAAAGAATTTGAGTCTAATAAATTTATCACTGATTACAGGTAAAATTGGTAAAAAAGGTTCCGGACCATTTTCTTTAACTGGTCAACCTAATGCAATGGGAGGAAGAGAAGTTGGTGGTATGTGTAATTTATTGCCCCATCATAGAGAATTATCAAATCCAGAACATCGAAAATTTTTACAGGAATTTTGGGATTCAAAAGAAATTAGTCCAGTTCCAGGACTTTCAGCAACAGAGATGTTTGATGCATTAATTACCGGGAAATTAAAAGCAATTTGGATTATTTGTACTAATCCGGCAGTAACTCAACCTGATTCAAGAAAAATTGCAAAGGCATTACAAATGGCAAAATTTGTTGTAGTCCAGGAAATATCTAAAAATGCAGAAACTATTAATTATGCAGATGTGATTTTACCAGCTGCTACCTGGGCTGAAAAGGAAGGTACAATGACAAATTCCGAAAGAAGAATTTCATATTTATCTCAGGTTGTTTCTCCGCCAGGCGAAGCCTTACCTGATTCAGAAATAATAATTCGTTTTGCACATAAGATGGGCTTTGAAAAAGCATTTAATTATAAAAGTGTAAGCGAAATTTTTGATGAACATTGTAAACTATCTAAAGATACAAATGTTGATATATCAGCACTTAACTATGATATTCTCAAACAAGTAGGTACAGTACAATGGCCATTTAAACAGTATAACGATTTCCATACAAAAAGATTATTTACCGATCATATTTTCTATACACAATCAAAAAAGGCTAAAATTTATCCAGTAGATTTTGAAGTTGAATCAAAAATTACAAATGAAAATTCTTCCTTAATTCTCACAACAGGAAGAATTCGTGACCAGTGGCATACAATGACTAAAACTGGAAAGATAAATAAACTTAAACTGCATTCACCTTATCCTTATTTAGAAATTAATAAGTCTGATGCAAAAGAAAGAAATATAAATGATGGGGATTTAGTAGAAATATTTAATAATAGAGGGAATGTTATTGTAGAAGCAAAACTAACTGATGATATAAAAAAAGGAGTGGTATTTCTACCTATGCATTATGGTAAAATTCTGGATTCTGATTTATGTAAGACAAATAATCTAACTGATAATAAAATAGATCCTATTTCTAAAGAACCTGCACTTAAATTTACATATGTTGAAGTAAAAAAATACATTAAGCCAAAACAAAAAATTATTCTGATTGGAACAGGTATTGCGTCATATAATTTTGTTAAGCACTATACTGGTTTGAATAAGAATGATGAAATAATAGTTTTTTCAGAAGAATGCTATTCATCTTATAATAAAAATTTATTACCAAATTATTTCTCTTCTAAATTAAACTGGCAAAGTATTAGTATAAAAAATTCTGATAACAAAAATAACTTTATACTTAAAAATGACGTAGTAATAACAAATATTATAAAAGATAAAAAAATTGTAGTGGATACTTTTGGTAATGAATATGATTATGATATTTTAATTTTAGCTACAGGTAGTAAGCCTAAAAATTTAGAATACTTTGATTTTAGTAAAGAGGGAATTTTTCATTTAATTACAACTAATGATGCAGATAAAATTCATAAATATTGTAAACAGAATTCTCAAGTTGTTATTGTAGGGGGTGGATTCTTAGGAATTGAATTAGCATTTGCATTATTTGAGAAAGGGAGCAATGTAAGTATAATTCATAGAAACTCTCGCCTGATCGATAAATATCTTGATTTCCACGCAAGCCAAATTTTGTTAGATGAACTTTTAGAAAGGGGAATAAATGTCTATTTGAATAATGAAATTGATTTAATTTTTGGAAAAGAACAAATCTCTGGAATTAAACTGAAAAGTGGGCACTATTTGGATTGTGATATTTTGGTCATTGCAACAGAAACTGTTCCTAATATTGAACTCGCAAAAAGGGCAGGTTTAAATTGTAAAAAAGGTATTATAGTAAATGAATACCTGCAAACATCAGACACTTCAATTTATGCTATAGGTGAAGCAGCTGAGTTTAATAATATTTGTTATTCCAACATCTTAGCAATTAAAGAACAATCAGAAATACTTGCAAAACATATTTCAGGTAATATGAGCTTTATTTATGAAGGCTCATTATTAACTAATACAATTAAAGCTAATAACTTTAACTTAGCTTTTATGGGGTTAACTCAAAATTTATATGATAATAAGGATTATGAAGAAATTATGTTTATAGATAGAAAGAGAAGATATTATAAAAAATGTATAATTCACAATAACAAACTAATCGGAGCTATTTTAATAGGTGATATAAATAAATCTAATGAATTTAAAAACCTTATAAAAAATAAAATCGAACTATCTGAAGAAAAAAGATCAAAGTTATTGATGACATCCGACGGGACGATATTATCTGATCTTAAAGTTGTTTGTTCTTGCAATAGTGTTAGTGAATCGTCACTTATTGATAAGATTAATTCAGGTGTATCCAGCATTGATGACTTATGCAATATAACAGGAGCTGGAACAAATTGTGGCAGTTGTATTCCTGAAATTAAAAAATTGTATAAAACATATAGTAAAAACAATGTTAATCAGTTTGTTAGTTTATGA
- a CDS encoding MFS transporter, translating to MSYTKPLDKLNLFDLSSVQMKTFHIVWVTFFTCFFSWFAIAPLMPVIREELKLSKDEIGNIVIASVFATTFARIIIGRVCDSIGPRLTHVMLLIIGAIPVLLVGLSYNYISLLVFRLLIGIIGASIVITQFHTTQMFAPNIVGTANALTAGWGNLGGGVANLIMPIIFTGIISLGFTKFVAWRIAMIIPGILLLLMAYIYYKYTQDTPYGNYKDLKKIRDSKKTGQVKFIEVIKEYKVWLLTLAYAASFGIEITFDNVAAIYFVDYFDANLILAGTLASLFGLMNIFARFLGGFYVDKVGNKYGIKGKWIFLGILLLFEGFGIFLFANTHNLSLAIISMFTFALFLKMANGANYGIVPFINKKATGTISGIVAAGGNVGAILAGFLFKSNSISYKEAFLIIGITVFVIGLIFTVLVMKLLQESKKEIEQSENLVIEPISD from the coding sequence ATGAGTTATACAAAGCCACTGGATAAATTAAACTTATTTGACCTTTCAAGTGTACAGATGAAAACTTTTCATATTGTTTGGGTTACTTTCTTTACTTGTTTTTTTTCATGGTTTGCTATTGCACCATTAATGCCAGTTATAAGAGAAGAATTAAAATTGAGTAAAGATGAAATTGGTAATATTGTCATAGCTTCTGTATTTGCAACTACATTTGCTCGTATAATTATAGGAAGAGTTTGTGACTCCATAGGTCCCAGATTAACACATGTAATGTTACTAATAATTGGTGCCATTCCGGTTTTACTGGTGGGTTTAAGTTATAACTATATATCATTGTTAGTATTTAGGTTATTAATTGGGATAATTGGTGCATCAATTGTAATTACCCAATTTCATACAACTCAAATGTTTGCTCCTAATATAGTAGGAACTGCAAATGCATTAACAGCAGGGTGGGGAAATTTAGGTGGAGGAGTAGCAAATCTTATTATGCCTATAATTTTTACAGGTATAATATCGTTGGGTTTTACAAAGTTTGTTGCCTGGCGTATAGCTATGATTATTCCTGGTATCTTACTATTGTTGATGGCTTATATTTATTATAAATACACCCAAGATACTCCTTATGGGAATTATAAAGATCTTAAGAAAATAAGAGACTCTAAAAAAACTGGTCAAGTAAAATTTATAGAAGTCATTAAGGAATATAAAGTATGGTTATTAACACTTGCTTATGCAGCAAGTTTTGGAATAGAGATTACATTCGATAATGTAGCTGCTATTTATTTTGTGGATTATTTTGATGCTAATTTAATTCTGGCTGGTACACTTGCAAGTCTTTTTGGCTTAATGAACATCTTTGCAAGATTTTTAGGTGGCTTTTATGTTGATAAAGTAGGAAATAAATATGGAATTAAAGGGAAATGGATTTTTTTAGGTATACTATTACTTTTTGAAGGCTTTGGAATATTTCTATTTGCCAATACACACAATTTATCATTGGCTATTATTTCAATGTTTACATTTGCCCTATTTCTTAAAATGGCAAATGGTGCTAATTATGGAATTGTTCCTTTTATAAATAAAAAAGCAACGGGTACTATTAGTGGTATTGTAGCTGCAGGTGGAAATGTGGGGGCTATTTTAGCAGGTTTCCTTTTCAAATCAAATTCTATCAGTTATAAAGAAGCTTTCTTGATTATAGGTATAACAGTTTTTGTGATAGGATTAATATTTACTGTTTTGGTTATGAAGTTATTGCAAGAGAGTAAGAAAGAAATTGAACAATCTGAAAATTTAGTAATTGAGCCTATAAGTGATTAA